Proteins co-encoded in one Papaver somniferum cultivar HN1 chromosome 5, ASM357369v1, whole genome shotgun sequence genomic window:
- the LOC113283184 gene encoding uncharacterized protein LOC113283184: protein MEMGFHQRDLDSIEGQSLDGSFRRSRSGISPDRLSGVSTSSNYIHTSRRVFKGLKEYSKKLIDIEPFSHGIEDWILEKTSTSSAERMLPFKSPFLIDEVRKLDYALEGVLFQQLFRMPYSLYASNDLKEDEYLALEDFLRATVDGLWHTFWQQDGPVPFFVSCPRHPGSKFYTVERAIMRGRLGQLSGAALVCKTGSESHARWDQVVEFALFKHDIAGGNEIGFSAATLSEALFYGFHLLLARSLSKYNTAGGDSVNLLVLDSKFGGVIKFGGDLSKLEYNSNDPYHSVVEWVKLHADISISPVDRIWNKLGNANWGDLGTLQLLLATYYSIAQWKGPPKKSISALAADHSLRLQRRRIECRFNENDNGLLPLLKASQSQRQEEIVELEPEEDSSFRKQLSNLKFNPGDMMVLEDQLGQQGFQIQDTLLGGNCLSYSAVSLEDTSELLTVYIGSHPSRLEPSWEDMSLWYQVQRQTKVLNILKGIPSKFLPEIVASGRILHSGPCKKQSPGGRCDHPWCGTPILVTRPVGEPLSAIISRSGPFSPEDALRCCRDCLSALRSASMANIQHGDICPENIIRVIDTHLGRNRVMYVPISWGRAVLEDRDSPAVNLQFSSTHALQQGKLYPASDAESLVYLLYFICGGSMQQQDSIESALQWREKCWARRLIQQQLGEVSALLKAFADYVDSLCGTPYPVDYDIWLKRLNRVIDGSTDRGKLAEVVATMRVEDVAESSGTSGAGTSLSC from the exons ATGGAAATGG GTTTCCATCAAAGGGATTTGGACTCAATTGAAGGACAAAGTCTGGATGGCAGCTTTAGGAGGTCTAGATCTG GTATATCTCCTGATAGATTGTCCGGGGTTTCAACTTCGAGCAATTACATTCATACATCAAGAAGAGTGTTCAAGGGACTTAAAGAATACTCAAAGAAACTTATTGATATTGAGCCATTTTCGCATGGTATAGAAGACTGGATTTTGGAGAAAACCAGTACAAGTTCTGCTGAGAGAATGCTGCCTTTCAAATCTCCTTTTCTGATTGATGAAGTGCGAAAACTCGATTATGCTCTAGAAGGGGTCTTATTCCAGCAGCTTTTTCGTATGCCTTATTCCCTATATGCTAGTAATGATCTGAAAGAGGATGAGTATCTTGCTCTAGAAGATTTCCTTAGAGCAACTGTAGATGGCCTTTGGCATACATTTTGGCAACAAGATGGACCTGTCCCATTTTTTGTATCCTGTCCCAGACATCCTGGCTCCAAATTCTACACAGTGGAGAGGGCAATAATGAGGGGAAGACTAGGACAGCTCTCCGGAGCAGCATTGGTTTGTAAAACTGGAAGCGAATCACATGCTCGGTGGGATCAAGTTGTGGAATTTGCGTTATTTAAACATGATATTGCAGGGGGAAACGAGATAGGGTTTTCTGCAGCTACACTTTCCGAAGCTCTCTTTTACGGCTTCCATCTACTTCTCGCCAGGAGTTTAAGTAAATATAACACTGCCGGTGGTGATTCAGTCAATCTTTTAGTTCTCGATTCAAAATTTGGAGGAGTAATCAAATTTGGGGGTGATTTAAGCAAACTTGAATATAATTCAAACGACCCATACCATTCTGTTGTTGAATGGGTCAAACTCCATGCAGACATAAGCATTTCTCCCGTGGACCGAATATGGAACAAACTAGGAAATGCGAATTGGGGAGACTTGGGAACTCTGCAACTGCTTTTAGCAACATACTACTCCATTGCTCAGTGGAAAGGACCACCAAAGAAATCAATTTCTGCATTAGCTGCGGATCACAGCCTTCGACTACAGAGACGTAGGATAGAGTGCCGCTTCAATGAGAACGATAATGGGTTGCTCCCTTTACTAAAGGCTAGCCAGAGCCAGAGACAGGAAGAGATTGTTGAACTTGAGCCTGAAGAGGATTCGTCTTTCAGAAAACAATTGTCTAACTTGAAATTTAATCCAGGTGACATGATGGTGCTTGAGGATCAACTAGGGCAGCAAGGATTTCAGATACAGGATACACTTCTAGGAGGAAATTGTTTATCATACAGTGCTGTTTCTTTGGAGGACACGAGCGAGTTATTAACTGTATATATTGGTTCCCATCCATCTAGGCTTGAGCCATCTTGGGAAGACATGAGTTTATGGTATCAAGTACAGAGACAAACTAAAGTATTAAACATTTTGAAAGGAATCCCAAGCAAGTTTCTGCCTGAAATTGTTGCCTCGGGTAGAATTTTACATTCTGGTCCTTGTAAGAAGCAAAGTCCAGGTGGTCGATGTGATCATCCTTGGTGTGGGACCCCAATTCTCGTTACACGCCCAGTTGGAGAGCCATTATCAGCCATAATTTCTCGCAGTGGTCCATTTTCTCCTGAGGATGCTCTTCGATGCTGTAGAGATTGTTTATCAGCTTTAAGAAGTGCCTCCATGGCTAATATTCAGCACGGGGATATCTGTCCCGAAAACATAATCCGTGTTATTGATACCCATTTAGGAAGAAATAGGGTCATGTATGTTCCTATCTCATGGGGTCGAGCAGTTCTCGAAGATAGAGATAGCCCGGCAGTGAACCTACAATTTTCTTCAACTCACGCACTACAGCAAGGTAAACTATATCCAGCTTCAGATGCCGAAAGCCTTGTTTACCTTCTTTATTTCATCTGTGGGGGGTCAATGCAACAGCAAGATTCTATCGAGTCAGCATTGCAGTGGAGAGAGAAATGTTGGGCAAGACGTTTGATACAGCAGCAACTGGGCGAGGTTTCTGCCCTCTTGAAAGCATTTGCTGACTATGTCGACAGTCTTTGTGGGACCCCCTACCCTGTGGATTATGATATTTGGTTGAAAAGATTGAATAGAGTAATTGATGGTTCAACTGATCGAGGTAAATTAGCTGAAGTTGTAGCAACAATGAGAGTAGAGGATGTTGCAGAGTCCTCAGGTACTTCGGGAGCTGGTACTTCTTTATCATGCTGA